From the genome of Malus domestica chromosome 04, GDT2T_hap1, one region includes:
- the LOC103433666 gene encoding probable LRR receptor-like serine/threonine-protein kinase At3g47570, with the protein MMEHSRTNRKLVLFKFLHGFILLCMSTCLESTTLRSLTLLGNESDRLALLDFKKRITVDPFNVMSSWNHSIHFCNWVGVSCHHSTKRVLMLNLKSKKLVGSISPSVGNLTYLTGINLRDNNFHGEIPPEMGRLQSLQYLNLSHNSFGGKIPTNLSQCIQLKLLNLQANRMMESIPNQLSSLLNLKYLRLDGNNLTGTIPPWIGNFSLLSSLILGKNNFQGSIPNELGHIAGLEVFVVEKNDLSGMIPSPIYNISSISTFSVAVNQLNGELPTNLGTMLPNLVDLYCDVNKFTGNIPISLSNASRLQMLELSQNGFSGTVPGESLGNLHSLVWLNFYGNQLGNRKVGDLNFLSFLANCTSLEHLSLFDNNFGGEIPGSIANLSTQLNVLSLGENFIHGNLPKGTGNLINLTALVLEYNQLSGSVPHEIGKLDKLVELYLDFNQFSGSIPSSFGNMTSLLYLYMDSNRFEGSILPSLGNCQYLLDLNLSSNNLTGTIPKMLMELSTLSSSLDLSDNYLTGPMPLEVGDLVHLTELNVLRNHLLGEIPSTLGSCTSLQRLCLQGNKFEGTIPQSLQNLKGLEKLDISSNNLSGPIPEFIGKLGALKYLNLSYNDFEGELPKDGIFANASGVFVLGNHRLCGGIPQLHLPSCPPKKHHSSRGLHSPKVVIPITCVFGIIIALSCFCGAYSMLKKSRDRRATSRSYKDWKSGVSYSQLVQSTNGFSADNLIGSGSFGSVYKGVIPSDGTIVAIKVLNLQQQGASKSFIDECKALRSIRHRNLLKIITACSSFDNQGKDFKSLVFEFMANGSLDSMLYPRCEEESPSKRMSFMQRLNIAIDVASALDYLHHHCETAIVHCDLKPSNVLLDEDMVAHVGDFGLARFLFEKSNDPTFSQTMSSQLKGSIGYIPPEYGTGGQVSILGDVYSYGILLLEMFIGKRPTDDMFKDGLSIYQFVAMSLPDHVMDVVDHSIILDLEADGNVNNDIVRERTPSRRNDRGPVKEKKLKECLVLVMQIGLSCCAMSPKERMLMDSVVRKMSTIKDSYLKV; encoded by the exons ATGATGGAGCATTCACGTACCAACCGTAAGCTGGTTTTGTTCAAATTCCTGCATGGGTTCATTCTTTTATGCATGAGCACATGCCTCGAATCTACAACACTTCGCAGCCTTACTCTCCTTGGAAATGAATCTGATCGCTTGGCACTGCTAGACTTCAAGAAAAGAATAACAGTTGATCCTTTCAATGTCATGAGCTCGTGGAATCATTCCATCCATTTCTGCAATTGGGTTGGAGTTTCATGCCACCATTCCACCAAAAGAGTCTTGATGTTGAACCTGAAATCAAAAAAGTTGGTAGGCTCCATTTCACCTTCAGTTGGAAATCTTACTTATCTTACTGGAATCAATTTGAGAGACAACAACTTTCATGGGGAAATTCCTCCAGAAATGGGTCGTCTACAAAGCCTACAATATCTCAACCTCTCTCATAATTCCTTTGGTGGGAAAATTCCAACTAATTTGTCGCAATGCATACAACTAAAATTGCTTAATCTGCAAGCCAATCGGATGATGGAGTCCATTCCAAACCAACTCAGTTCATTGTTGAATTTAAAATATCTACGGCTTGATGGTAACAATCTCACTGGAACTATCCCACCTTGGATAGGAAACTTTTCCTTGTTGAGTAGTCTAATACTTGGCAAGAACAATTTTCAAGGAAGCATACCCAATGAGCTTGGGCATATAGCAGGCTTGGAGGTGTTCGTAGTTGAGAAGAATGATCTATCTGGTATGATCCCATCCCCAATCTATAATATTTCTTCCATATCCACTTTTAGTGTTGCTGTCAACCAGTTGAATGGAGAGCTACCAACAAATCTCGGCACTATGCTTCCTAATCTCGTAGACCTTTACTGCGATGTGAACAAATTCACAGGAAATATTCCCATATCATTGTCAAATGCTTCAAGACTTCAGATGCTTGAACTTTCTCAAAATGGTTTCTCTGGGACAGTCCCTGGTGAGAGTCTAGGAAACTTGCATAGCTTAGTTTGGCTAAACTTTTATGGCAATCAGTTAGGAAATAGAAAAGTTGGTGACCTGAATTTTCTTAGTTTCTTGGCTAACTGCACTAGTTTGGAGCATTTGAGTCTTTTCGATAATAATTTTGGAGGAGAAATTCCGGGATCCATAGCCAACCTTTCGACCCAACTTAATGTTCTTAGTCTGGGGGAAAATTTTATACATGGAAACCTTCCTAAGGGAACTGGAAACCTTATAAACTTGACCGCTTTAGTATTAGAATATAACCAGTTGAGTGGCAGTGTCCCGCATGAAATTGGGAAGCTAGATAAGTTAGTGGAACTGTATTTGGATTTTAACCAATTTTCTGGTTCAATCCCGTCATCCTTTGGTAATATGACTTCATTGTTATACTTGTACATGGACTCAAACAGGTTTGAGGGCAGTATACTTCCAAGTCTTGGAAACTGCCAATACCTATTAGATCTTAACCTTTCCAGTAACAACCTTACGGGCACCATACCTAAAATGCTTATGGAGCTTTCAACCCTTTCAAGTTCTCTAGACCTGTCTGACAATTATTTGACTGGTCCGATGCCCCTTGAGGTGGGTGATTTAGTGCATCTCACGGAGCTAAATGTATTAAGAAACCATTTATTAGGTGAAATCCCGAGCACCCTCGGCAGTTGTACTAGTTTGCAGCGCTTGTGTTTGCAAGGTAATAAGTTTGAAGGAACAATTCCTCAATCTCTTCAGAATTTGAAAGGCTTGGAAAAACTTGATATTTCAAGCAACAACTTGTCTGGGCCGATTCCTGAATTCATAGGCAAGCTTGGTGCTCTCAAGTATCTCAATCTTTCGTATAATGATTTTGAGGGCGAGCTGCCAAAAGATGGTATTTTTGCAAATGCTAGTGGTGTTTTTGTTCTTGGAAATCATAGGCTCTGTGGTGGCATCCCACAATTACATCTACCTTCATGCCCCCCAAAAAAACACCATTCATCTCGCGGACTACATTCCCCAAAAGTAGTCATCCCTATAACCTGTGTATTTGGAATCATAATTGCTCTATCATGCTTCTGTGGTGCTTATTCAATGCTGAAAAAGTCAAGAGATAGACGTGCAACTTCACGTTCTTATAAGGATTGGAAATCAGGTGTCTCGTACTCACAACTAGTTCAATCAACTAACGGGTTCTCTGCGGATAATCTTATTGGTTCAGGAAGTTTTGGTTCTGTTTATAAAGGGGTAATTCCTAGTGATGGAACAATAGTTGCTATTAAGGTATTAAACCTTCAACAACAAGGAGCTTCCAAGAGTTTCATAGATGAATGCAAAGCTTTAAGGAGTATAAGGCATCGTAATCTTCTCAAGATCATAACTGCATGCTCAAGCTTTGATAATCAGGGCAAGGACTTCAAAAGTCTAGTTTTCGAGTTCATGGCAAATGGAAGTCTAGACTCAATGTTGTATCCAAGATGTGAGGAGGAATCTCCAAGCAAAAGAATGAGTTTTATGCAAAGATTGAACATCGCCATTGATGTTGCTTCTGCGTTAGATTATCTCCACCACCATTGTGAAACGGCCATTGTTCATTGTGATCTAAAGCCGAGCAACGTACTTCTTGATGAAGATATGGTAGCCCATGTTGGGGATTTTGGTTTAGCAAGGTTCCTCTTTGAAAAATCAAATGATCCCACCTTCAGTCAAACAATGTCATCTCAGCTAAAGGGTTCTATAGGCTACATTCCTCCAG AATATGGCACAGGAGGCCAAGTTTCCATACTTGGAGATGTTTACAGCTATGGGATACTATTGTTGGAAATGTTCATAGGAAAAAGACCTACCGATGACATGTTCAAAGACGGTCTAAGCATTTACCAATTCGTAGCCATGTCTTTGCCTGACCATGTTATGGACGTCGTTGACCATTCAATTATCCTCGACCTCGAAGCAGATGGTAATGTCAACAATGACATAGTGCGAGAACGAACTCCATCCAGACGTAACGATCGTGGCccagtgaaagaaaaaaaattaaaggaatgtTTGGTTTTAGTAATGCAGATAGGACTCTCTTGCTGTGCAATGTCACCAAAGGAGCGGATGCTAATGGACTCGGTTGTTAGAAAAATGAGCACAATCAAAGACTCGTACCTCAAAGTTTAA